The Anaerolineae bacterium genome includes a region encoding these proteins:
- a CDS encoding toll/interleukin-1 receptor domain-containing protein — MSGQRLLLTFIAVLLFIVSVVWFVLELTSQKPAAGTLPLGPIIALAVAAVLALLTRLPAVLGDTRPGWGTRRPGRRPYTQMRQADRPGGGSQVFSDDVEVESPAELPPWLKEVTSPEDRPGGPADNVPPMMEPEPAAGEPAGKEPGSFDWLEEMAREVEETAASADEEPEAAAAEPAAEEPAVHRRNGGEDEAAPGAPIRFSAYYPREVRPQNWQPLRAYLFKDFAIEAVRADAQAQFGPRTDIRETVREALAPIPEEALVTTIPDLPGFEFDPPQASARFRRDWRRFDFEFRAVDAPLDTSADGRITFLVEGVVVADVPLSVFVSQTAGQAVFQPAEATASPYQAIFCSYSHRDTRIVERVERASRYFNFRYLRDVTTLRSGEEWNPRLLELIGEADIFQLFWSAHAAASEYVRQEYLHALELCNSGRKGRYFIRPVRWEEPMPVPPPAELAGLHFDLIPELVEES, encoded by the coding sequence ATGAGCGGACAACGGCTGCTATTGACGTTTATCGCGGTGTTGCTGTTTATCGTGTCGGTGGTCTGGTTTGTCCTGGAGCTGACTTCGCAAAAACCGGCAGCGGGAACGCTGCCATTGGGGCCGATCATCGCGCTGGCGGTGGCGGCTGTACTGGCCCTGCTGACACGCCTGCCTGCGGTGCTGGGGGATACCCGGCCAGGGTGGGGTACTCGACGACCCGGCCGCCGACCCTATACCCAGATGCGCCAGGCGGATCGGCCCGGGGGCGGCTCACAGGTCTTCTCCGACGACGTCGAAGTCGAGAGTCCGGCTGAGTTACCCCCCTGGCTCAAAGAGGTCACTTCCCCGGAGGATAGGCCAGGGGGGCCGGCTGACAACGTCCCGCCCATGATGGAGCCGGAGCCAGCCGCTGGCGAACCTGCCGGGAAGGAACCAGGGTCGTTTGACTGGCTGGAGGAGATGGCCCGCGAGGTCGAGGAAACAGCGGCCTCCGCTGATGAGGAGCCAGAAGCGGCTGCCGCTGAACCCGCTGCAGAGGAGCCAGCCGTCCATCGGCGCAATGGCGGTGAGGACGAAGCCGCGCCCGGCGCGCCGATCCGCTTTTCCGCTTACTATCCCCGCGAAGTCAGGCCGCAGAACTGGCAACCCCTGCGGGCTTATCTGTTCAAGGACTTTGCGATCGAGGCCGTCCGGGCTGACGCCCAGGCGCAGTTTGGCCCGCGCACCGACATCCGCGAGACAGTGCGAGAGGCGCTGGCTCCTATCCCGGAAGAGGCCCTGGTGACGACCATCCCGGACCTGCCTGGCTTTGAATTCGACCCGCCGCAGGCTTCCGCCCGCTTCCGCCGTGACTGGCGGCGCTTTGACTTCGAATTCCGGGCGGTGGATGCGCCGCTGGATACCAGCGCCGACGGACGGATCACCTTTCTGGTGGAGGGGGTGGTAGTGGCTGATGTGCCGCTGTCGGTCTTTGTCAGCCAGACGGCCGGCCAGGCAGTCTTCCAGCCGGCGGAAGCAACCGCCTCGCCCTATCAGGCCATCTTCTGCAGCTACAGCCACCGGGATACCCGGATCGTGGAGCGTGTGGAGCGCGCCAGCCGTTATTTCAACTTCCGTTACCTGCGCGATGTAACTACCCTTCGCAGCGGCGAGGAATGGAACCCGCGCCTGCTGGAACTGATCGGGGAAGCGGATATCTTCCAGCTGTTCTGGTCGGCCCATGCGGCGGCCTCGGAGTACGTTCGCCAGGAGTACCTGCACGCGCTGGAACTGTGCAATAGCGGGCGGAAGGGTCGATACTTCATCCGCCCGGTTCGCTGGGAGGAGCCAATGCCCGTCCCTCCGCCGGCGGAACTGGCCGGCTTGCACTTTGATCTGATCCCCGAACTGGTGGAAGAAAGCTGA
- a CDS encoding 4Fe-4S dicluster domain-containing protein: protein MVIDLSKCIGCEYCVYACQATNDTRDDMRWNIHLVDETPTGKTFHITRPCLHCQNAPCVRVCPVAATYNRADGLVVMDYNKCIGCRYCQAACPYGARVFNWEDRGDEPNPYVPFWGTPEVPRRPRGVVEKCTFCIHRIDAGVAQGLVPGIDREATPACVNACPVGARAFGDLNDPESPVSRLILTRPTLRLREDLGTEANVYYIPPEGMAL, encoded by the coding sequence ATGGTCATCGACCTGAGCAAGTGCATCGGCTGCGAGTACTGCGTCTATGCCTGCCAGGCTACCAATGACACCCGCGATGACATGCGCTGGAACATCCACCTGGTGGACGAAACGCCCACCGGTAAGACGTTCCACATCACCCGTCCATGCCTGCACTGCCAGAATGCGCCGTGCGTGCGGGTCTGCCCGGTCGCGGCGACCTACAACCGGGCAGACGGGCTGGTGGTGATGGACTACAACAAGTGCATTGGCTGCCGCTACTGCCAGGCCGCCTGCCCCTACGGCGCGCGTGTCTTCAACTGGGAGGATCGCGGCGACGAGCCGAATCCGTATGTTCCCTTCTGGGGCACGCCGGAAGTCCCCCGCCGGCCCCGTGGCGTGGTGGAAAAGTGCACCTTCTGCATCCATCGCATTGACGCCGGCGTAGCCCAGGGGCTGGTGCCCGGCATCGACCGCGAGGCCACGCCCGCCTGTGTCAACGCCTGCCCGGTTGGCGCCCGCGCCTTTGGCGACCTCAACGATCCCGAAAGTCCGGTCTCCCGCCTGATCCTCACCCGGCCCACCCTGCGCCTGCGCGAGGATCTGGGCACCGAAGCCAATGTCTACTACATTCCGCCGGAGGGGATGGCGCTATGA
- a CDS encoding glycyl radical protein: MTERVARLRQRSLEARPTLSPERALLMTRFYQQETERCSVPVQRARAFAYLLEHKAICIQDDELIVGEKGPAPKATPTYPELCCHSLADLDILNTREKISFAVRPETFQLYADEIIPFWRGKTMREMILREMTPEWIAAYEAGVFTEFMEQRSPGHTVLDDKIYHKGMLDFIAEIDARLASLDYLNDPQAYARQEQLKAMRIAAQALIRFAERHAERARELAAQTADLRRKQELERIAAVCEHVPAHPPRDFWEALQYYWFVHLGVTTELNPWDAFNPGRLDQHLEPFYRQGLADGTLTREMAEELLHCFWIKFNNQPAPPKVGVTAAESSTYTDFAQINLGGLKPDGSDGVNEVTYLLLDVIEEMRLLQPSSSIQVSKKSPDRFIKRAARIIRTGFGQPSIFNTDAVIQEMIRAGKSIIDARNGGTSGCVETGAFGKENYNLTGYFNLPKVLEITLHNGVDPRTGKRIGLETGDPRHFTSFEELFAAFERQLRYFIDIKIRGNNVIERLYATYMPAPFLSLLIDDCIATGKDYHDGGARYNTSYIQGVGLGSITDSLAALKYHVFEQRTFSMDALLAILAEDFEGHQRERQLLLNRTPKYGNDDDYADAIMVRVFEAYFNAIDGRPNTRGGRYCIDLLPTTCHVYFGSVIGALPDGRRAWQPLSEGISPVQGMDRHGPTAVLRSAAKMDHVRTGGTLLNQRFTPQVLASDDDLDKLVQLVRTYFRMDGHHIQFNVVDSATLRDAQQHPEQYRDLIVRVAGYSDYFCDLGRALQDEIIARTAHEALA, from the coding sequence ATGACCGAACGTGTCGCCCGGCTCCGCCAGCGCAGCCTGGAAGCCCGGCCCACCCTCTCCCCGGAGCGCGCCCTGCTGATGACCCGCTTCTACCAGCAGGAGACCGAGCGGTGCTCCGTCCCGGTACAGCGGGCGCGAGCTTTCGCCTACCTGCTGGAGCACAAGGCCATCTGCATCCAGGACGACGAGCTGATTGTCGGGGAAAAGGGTCCAGCCCCCAAAGCCACCCCCACCTACCCGGAGCTATGCTGCCATTCGCTGGCCGACCTAGATATCCTTAACACGCGGGAGAAAATCTCGTTCGCCGTCAGGCCGGAGACCTTCCAGCTTTACGCGGATGAGATCATCCCCTTCTGGCGGGGCAAAACCATGCGGGAGATGATCCTGCGGGAGATGACGCCGGAATGGATCGCCGCGTATGAGGCGGGCGTCTTCACCGAGTTCATGGAGCAACGCTCTCCCGGCCACACCGTGCTGGACGACAAGATTTATCACAAAGGCATGCTGGACTTCATCGCCGAGATCGACGCTCGCCTGGCCAGCCTGGATTACCTGAATGACCCGCAGGCCTACGCCCGCCAGGAGCAACTCAAGGCGATGCGCATCGCCGCGCAGGCGCTGATTCGCTTTGCGGAGCGGCACGCCGAACGCGCCCGCGAGCTGGCCGCGCAGACCGCCGATCTGCGCCGCAAGCAGGAACTGGAGCGCATCGCTGCCGTCTGCGAGCATGTTCCGGCTCATCCCCCCCGCGATTTCTGGGAGGCGCTGCAATACTACTGGTTTGTGCATCTGGGCGTGACCACCGAACTCAATCCGTGGGACGCTTTCAACCCCGGACGGCTTGACCAGCACCTGGAGCCTTTCTACCGGCAGGGCCTGGCCGACGGCACACTCACCCGCGAGATGGCTGAGGAGTTGCTGCACTGCTTCTGGATCAAGTTCAATAACCAGCCCGCCCCGCCCAAGGTCGGCGTGACCGCTGCCGAGAGCAGCACCTATACCGACTTCGCCCAGATCAACCTGGGCGGCCTGAAGCCCGACGGCTCCGATGGCGTCAACGAAGTCACCTACCTGCTGCTGGATGTGATCGAGGAGATGCGCCTGCTGCAGCCCAGTTCGTCGATCCAGGTCAGCAAGAAAAGCCCAGATCGCTTCATCAAGCGGGCCGCGCGGATCATCCGCACCGGCTTCGGGCAGCCGTCGATCTTCAACACCGATGCTGTCATTCAGGAGATGATCCGCGCCGGGAAGTCGATCATCGACGCCCGCAACGGTGGCACCAGCGGCTGCGTGGAAACCGGCGCCTTTGGCAAAGAGAACTACAACCTGACCGGTTACTTCAACCTGCCCAAAGTGCTGGAGATCACCCTGCATAACGGCGTCGACCCGCGTACGGGAAAGCGCATCGGACTGGAAACCGGCGACCCGCGCCACTTCACCAGCTTTGAAGAGCTTTTCGCCGCCTTTGAGCGCCAGCTCCGTTACTTCATCGACATCAAGATTCGCGGCAATAACGTTATCGAGCGGCTGTACGCCACGTATATGCCCGCACCGTTCCTCTCCCTGCTAATCGACGACTGCATCGCCACCGGCAAGGACTACCACGATGGCGGGGCGCGCTACAACACCTCGTACATCCAGGGTGTAGGGCTGGGGTCGATCACCGATTCGCTGGCCGCCCTCAAATACCATGTCTTCGAGCAGCGCACGTTCTCGATGGACGCCCTGCTGGCCATCCTGGCCGAGGACTTTGAAGGCCATCAGCGCGAGCGGCAGCTCCTGCTCAACCGCACACCCAAGTACGGCAACGATGACGACTACGCCGATGCGATTATGGTGCGCGTGTTTGAGGCCTATTTCAACGCCATTGACGGGCGGCCCAACACCCGGGGCGGGCGCTATTGCATCGACCTGCTGCCCACCACCTGTCACGTTTACTTCGGCTCCGTGATCGGCGCGTTGCCGGATGGCCGCCGGGCCTGGCAGCCGCTTTCAGAAGGCATCTCGCCGGTACAGGGCATGGACCGCCACGGCCCGACCGCCGTGCTGCGTTCCGCGGCCAAGATGGATCACGTGCGCACCGGCGGCACACTGCTCAACCAGCGCTTCACGCCACAGGTGCTGGCCAGCGATGACGACCTAGACAAACTGGTGCAGCTGGTGCGGACGTACTTCCGGATGGATGGGCACCACATTCAGTTCAACGTGGTCGATTCGGCCACACTGCGGGACGCCCAGCAGCACCCGGAGCAGTACCGCGACCTGATCGTGCGTGTCGCCGGCTACAGCGACTATTTCTGCGATCTGGGCCGGGCGCTGCAGGACGAGATCATCGCCCGTACCGCCCATGAGGCGCTGGCCTGA
- the ligA gene encoding NAD-dependent DNA ligase LigA — MRVSAMTQTLAERAAELRAQINYHNYRYFVLNDPVISDPEYDALLAELEAIEAEYPELITPDSPTQRAGSDLQPEFRKVTHPALIGSLAKAFDADEIRAWRERIGKLLPPGLRLDYTLEPKLDGLSVVLTYENGLLTLAATRGDGLVGDDVTPNVRTIPTVPLRLPVMPDGPRPPSRLVVRGEAFIPLSAFEQLNARQRELGEPPFINPRNAASGALKNKDPRVTAARPLRVFVYGIVAASSDDHIPSTQWEQLQYLKALGFLEPYMEYYDDLEALIAAIPAWQARRATLDYEIDGLVIKINNLALWDALGVVGNKNPRAAIAYKFPAEEGTTRLIDVKFSIGRTGVLKPTAVVEPVFVGGTTIRNVTLHNFDWIAEKDIRLGDVVIVRRAGDVIPYIEGPVPEERDGSERPIQPPETCPFSGDPVVRPEGMVDYFCSNPYCPERVFRSLEFFVSRGALDIEGLGTRTVKQLMDEGLIHDEADIFTLRAEDLLKLEGFAEKKVENLLAGIEAAKHRPLARVITALGIEGVGEIMAGTLADEFGSIDALAAASVEDLLQIEGVGPNIAQAIHDWFRDEFHQRLIAKLRAAGVRLEKEPAPTGQGSTALAGLTFVITGTLPTLKREEAKALIQLHGGKVTDSVSKKTDYLLAGEAAGSKLDKAQQLGIPIIDEESLQRMIAARTGAG, encoded by the coding sequence ATGCGAGTGAGCGCCATGACCCAGACCCTCGCCGAGCGCGCCGCCGAACTGCGCGCCCAGATCAACTATCACAACTACCGCTACTTTGTTCTCAATGACCCGGTGATCAGCGACCCGGAATACGACGCCCTGCTGGCCGAACTGGAAGCCATCGAGGCTGAATACCCCGAACTGATCACGCCCGATTCGCCCACCCAGCGGGCCGGTTCCGACCTGCAACCGGAATTCCGCAAGGTGACTCACCCGGCCCTGATCGGCAGCCTGGCCAAAGCTTTCGACGCCGACGAGATCCGCGCCTGGCGGGAGCGCATCGGCAAGTTGTTGCCGCCCGGCCTACGCCTGGACTACACGCTGGAACCCAAGCTGGACGGCCTGTCCGTCGTGCTGACCTACGAGAATGGCCTGTTGACGCTGGCCGCGACGCGCGGCGATGGCCTGGTCGGCGACGATGTCACGCCCAACGTGCGCACCATCCCCACTGTGCCGTTGCGCCTGCCGGTCATGCCGGATGGCCCGCGCCCGCCTTCGCGGCTGGTGGTGCGCGGGGAGGCGTTCATCCCGCTTTCAGCCTTTGAGCAACTCAACGCCCGTCAGCGCGAACTGGGCGAGCCACCCTTCATCAACCCGCGCAATGCCGCCAGCGGCGCGCTGAAAAACAAAGACCCGCGCGTAACCGCCGCCCGCCCATTGCGCGTCTTTGTCTACGGCATCGTGGCCGCCTCCAGCGATGATCACATCCCCTCTACTCAGTGGGAACAACTACAGTACCTGAAGGCGCTGGGCTTCCTGGAACCGTATATGGAATACTACGACGACCTGGAAGCCCTGATCGCGGCCATCCCGGCCTGGCAAGCTCGCCGGGCCACCCTGGACTACGAGATCGACGGGCTGGTGATCAAGATCAACAATCTGGCGCTGTGGGACGCGCTGGGCGTCGTCGGCAACAAGAACCCGCGTGCGGCCATTGCCTACAAGTTCCCGGCGGAAGAAGGTACAACCCGCCTGATCGACGTCAAGTTCAGCATCGGGCGGACGGGTGTGCTCAAACCAACGGCGGTGGTGGAGCCGGTCTTTGTGGGCGGCACGACCATCCGCAATGTCACCCTGCACAACTTCGACTGGATCGCCGAAAAAGACATCCGCCTGGGCGATGTGGTGATCGTCCGCCGCGCCGGGGATGTGATCCCCTACATCGAAGGCCCCGTGCCGGAGGAGCGCGATGGCTCCGAGCGCCCGATCCAGCCCCCGGAGACCTGTCCATTCTCCGGCGATCCAGTCGTGCGCCCGGAGGGGATGGTCGATTACTTCTGCTCGAACCCGTACTGCCCGGAGCGTGTCTTCCGCAGCCTGGAATTCTTTGTCAGCCGCGGTGCGCTGGACATCGAAGGGCTGGGCACGCGCACAGTCAAGCAGCTGATGGACGAAGGGTTGATCCATGACGAAGCCGACATCTTCACGCTAAGGGCGGAAGACCTGCTCAAGCTGGAAGGTTTTGCGGAAAAGAAGGTGGAAAACCTGCTGGCCGGCATTGAAGCGGCCAAGCATCGCCCGCTGGCCCGCGTGATCACGGCGCTGGGCATCGAAGGCGTGGGCGAGATCATGGCCGGGACGCTGGCCGATGAGTTCGGCAGTATCGACGCGCTCGCCGCCGCCTCGGTGGAAGATCTGCTGCAGATCGAAGGGGTTGGACCGAACATCGCCCAGGCCATCCACGACTGGTTCCGCGACGAATTCCACCAGCGCCTGATCGCCAAACTGCGCGCGGCAGGGGTCCGCCTGGAAAAGGAACCGGCCCCAACCGGCCAGGGCAGCACGGCGCTGGCCGGGCTGACCTTCGTCATCACCGGGACCCTGCCCACGCTCAAACGCGAGGAAGCCAAGGCCCTGATCCAGCTGCATGGCGGCAAAGTCACCGACAGTGTCAGCAAAAAAACCGATTACCTGCTGGCCGGGGAGGCCGCAGGCAGTAAGCTGGACAAAGCGCAGCAGCTTGGCATCCCGATCATCGACGAGGAGAGCCTGCAGCGGATGATCGCGGCCAGAACAGGCGCCGGATAA
- a CDS encoding glycyl-radical enzyme activating protein, protein MISGTVFDIRRFSLHDGPGIRTTVFFKGCSLRCWWCHNPESQRPRPELILRPERCIACGACVEACPVGAIRANGQGYVTDRALCDDCGACVAACYADAREMVGRTMTVAEVMAEVLRDTAFYEGEGGVTVSGGEPLLQPEFLLALLQACKARDLHTALDTCGYAPPEALERVREYVDLFLYDLKLMDSERHRRFTGADNELILHNLERLAAAGSRIIIRVPVIPGLNDDPADIAAIGEYVSALPAVKQVDLLPYHRMGADKYARLARPDPLPPTDPPPAAHMAELQRRLEACGLAVKIGG, encoded by the coding sequence ATGATCAGCGGTACAGTCTTCGACATCAGGCGCTTCTCCCTTCACGATGGGCCGGGCATCCGTACCACGGTCTTCTTCAAGGGCTGCAGCCTGCGCTGCTGGTGGTGCCATAACCCGGAAAGCCAGCGTCCGCGCCCGGAACTCATCTTGCGCCCGGAACGATGCATCGCCTGCGGGGCCTGCGTCGAAGCCTGTCCTGTCGGGGCGATCCGGGCCAACGGCCAGGGCTATGTCACCGACCGCGCCCTCTGTGACGACTGCGGGGCGTGCGTCGCTGCCTGCTACGCCGACGCGCGGGAGATGGTAGGCCGCACCATGACTGTCGCTGAGGTCATGGCCGAAGTTCTGCGCGATACCGCCTTTTACGAGGGGGAAGGCGGGGTGACCGTTTCCGGCGGGGAGCCGCTGCTCCAGCCGGAATTCCTGCTGGCGCTGCTGCAAGCCTGCAAAGCCCGCGATCTGCATACCGCGCTGGACACCTGCGGCTATGCTCCCCCAGAGGCGCTTGAGCGCGTCCGCGAGTATGTTGATCTCTTCCTCTACGACCTCAAGCTAATGGATAGCGAGCGCCACCGCCGCTTCACCGGTGCAGACAACGAACTCATTCTGCACAACCTGGAACGGTTGGCGGCTGCCGGGAGCCGCATCATCATCCGCGTCCCGGTCATCCCCGGCCTGAACGACGATCCCGCTGACATCGCCGCGATCGGGGAATATGTCAGCGCGCTGCCGGCCGTCAAGCAGGTTGACCTGCTGCCTTACCACCGCATGGGGGCCGATAAATACGCCCGCCTGGCCCGCCCTGATCCACTGCCGCCGACTGACCCGCCCCCGGCAGCGCACATGGCCGAATTGCAACGCCGGCTGGAGGCCTGCGGCCTGGCCGTCAAAATAGGAGGATGA
- a CDS encoding dTMP kinase yields the protein MFITFEGPEGSGKTTQFQRVVAALQAAGVDVLATREPGGTLIGEQVRDILLNRPEGAVMAPEAEALLFSAARAQHVREVIRPALAAGRTVLCDRFYDSTLAYQGYGHGLDLAALRQITAFATGGLKPDITIYLDCPPEVGLGRKQSQAELNRLDRLALDFHRRVYAGYQTMMQQEPERWVAVDATPGPDEVFARITAALHLRGLRL from the coding sequence GTGTTCATCACGTTTGAAGGGCCGGAAGGCTCCGGCAAGACCACCCAGTTTCAGCGCGTTGTTGCCGCCCTGCAGGCCGCCGGGGTGGATGTTCTAGCCACCCGTGAGCCGGGCGGCACGCTCATCGGCGAGCAGGTGCGCGATATCCTGCTCAACCGCCCGGAGGGGGCGGTCATGGCCCCGGAGGCAGAGGCGCTGCTTTTCAGCGCGGCGCGTGCCCAGCACGTCCGGGAGGTGATCCGCCCAGCCCTGGCGGCAGGCCGTACCGTGCTGTGCGACCGCTTCTACGATTCCACGCTGGCCTACCAGGGCTACGGCCACGGACTGGACCTGGCCGCCCTGCGCCAGATCACAGCCTTTGCCACCGGCGGCCTGAAGCCCGATATCACCATCTATCTGGACTGCCCGCCAGAAGTTGGGCTGGGCCGCAAGCAGAGCCAGGCGGAATTGAACCGGCTGGACCGGCTGGCCCTGGATTTTCACCGGCGAGTCTACGCAGGCTACCAGACCATGATGCAACAGGAACCGGAGCGCTGGGTGGCCGTGGACGCCACGCCAGGACCGGACGAAGTCTTCGCCCGGATTACCGCCGCCCTGCATCTGCGCGGCCTGCGACTATAG
- the tadA gene encoding Flp pilus assembly complex ATPase component TadA: MTDDLEKLRGVLPTAIRYRLDELGRPDDLLEIILDLGRIPTARFVDGEYPLSDQEVTPVMIEYVVERLGDFDLDNRAGIERTLHRISAIRNRRNEVVGLTCRVGRAVYGTIDIIQDLIESGKSLLILGPPGVGKTTMLREAARVLAEKKRVVIVDTSNEIGGDGDVPHPAVGRARRMQVARPDLQHEVMIEAVENHNPEVIVIDEIGRELEAVAARTIAERGVQLIGTAHGNTLGNLLLNPTLSDLVGGIESVTLSDEEARRRGTQKTVLERRSPPTFDVLVELQTRDSLVVHKDVAAAVDAALRGRPLPVEKRVRTPSGEIRTTTEQPDYSAVAAPEREGGRRPRNGTARSRPVFEPVQAGGSPRDLPTLHVYVHGVARNRLQQAARRLNLPLLIETDVEQAQAVLTLKNYYRRRPKLIVDAERRGMPIYVLRANTVTQMENFLIDVFQLERHSQDPLTAGLREAEEAIAEIMTGATEVDLEPQPPYIRRRQHELARQANLISLSLGKEPQRHVRISRDTG, translated from the coding sequence ATTACTGACGACCTGGAAAAACTGCGGGGTGTCCTGCCGACCGCCATCCGCTACCGTCTGGATGAGCTGGGCCGCCCCGATGACCTGCTGGAGATTATCCTGGACCTGGGGCGCATCCCGACCGCCCGCTTCGTTGACGGCGAATACCCGCTTTCCGATCAAGAAGTCACGCCGGTCATGATCGAGTATGTCGTCGAGCGGCTGGGTGACTTCGACCTGGACAACCGCGCCGGGATTGAGCGCACGCTGCACCGCATCAGCGCCATCCGCAACCGCCGCAACGAGGTGGTCGGGCTGACCTGCCGCGTGGGTCGCGCCGTCTACGGCACCATCGACATCATCCAGGACCTGATCGAAAGCGGCAAGAGCCTGCTGATCCTCGGCCCGCCCGGCGTGGGCAAGACGACCATGCTGCGGGAGGCGGCGCGTGTCCTGGCGGAGAAGAAGCGCGTCGTGATTGTCGACACCAGCAACGAGATCGGCGGCGATGGCGACGTGCCACACCCGGCGGTGGGGCGTGCCCGCCGCATGCAGGTGGCCCGCCCGGACCTGCAGCACGAAGTCATGATCGAAGCGGTGGAGAACCACAACCCCGAAGTGATCGTGATCGACGAGATTGGCCGTGAGCTGGAGGCGGTGGCCGCCCGGACGATTGCCGAGCGCGGTGTGCAGTTGATCGGCACAGCGCACGGCAACACGCTGGGCAACCTGCTGCTCAACCCGACGCTTTCCGACCTGGTTGGCGGCATCGAATCGGTCACGCTCTCCGATGAGGAAGCACGCCGCCGCGGGACGCAGAAGACCGTCCTGGAGCGCCGTTCGCCGCCGACCTTCGATGTGCTGGTTGAACTGCAGACGCGTGACAGCCTGGTGGTGCATAAGGATGTCGCCGCAGCGGTTGACGCCGCCCTGCGCGGGCGTCCGCTGCCGGTGGAAAAACGGGTCCGCACCCCTAGCGGCGAAATCCGCACGACCACCGAACAGCCGGATTACAGTGCGGTCGCCGCGCCGGAGCGCGAGGGCGGTCGCCGTCCGCGCAATGGCACCGCCCGTTCCCGGCCGGTCTTTGAGCCAGTCCAGGCGGGCGGCAGCCCGCGCGACCTGCCCACGCTGCACGTCTACGTGCATGGCGTGGCCCGCAACCGGCTGCAACAGGCCGCCCGCCGCCTGAACCTGCCGCTGCTGATCGAGACTGATGTCGAACAGGCCCAGGCAGTGCTCACGCTCAAAAACTACTACCGCCGCCGTCCCAAGCTGATTGTGGACGCCGAACGGCGCGGCATGCCGATCTACGTCCTGCGCGCCAATACCGTCACCCAGATGGAGAACTTCCTGATCGACGTCTTCCAGCTGGAACGGCACAGCCAGGACCCGCTGACGGCTGGCCTGCGTGAGGCCGAGGAAGCCATCGCCGAGATCATGACCGGTGCGACAGAGGTCGATCTGGAGCCGCAGCCGCCCTACATCCGGCGGCGGCAGCATGAGCTGGCCCGCCAGGCCAACCTGATCAGCCTCAGCCTGGGCAAGGAACCGCAGCGCCACGTCCGTATCTCCCGCGATACAGGGTAA
- the nrfD gene encoding polysulfide reductase NrfD — MTALVNFARRSPLYTAWIIFLALLLGIGVFSILTVLAQGLGMTNLTNQLPWGLWITVDLSSIALGAGAFTLSAAVYVFGLKRYEAIARAAVLIGLLGYTGAMLALLVDIGRPDRFYHPLLFWNVHSVLWEITLCVMFYTTVLVMEVLPIVIESTPLRQNRWLLGLAHLLHRIMPVAALFGMALSLLHQSSLGATYGVLTARPVWFSPSAPVLFILSAVAAGIGATIAFTVVTEALQKRQLVPPDVLNNVAVLAGVAAAAYLYLKVWSWAATNYYSHSPALEHDLELLGENTPYGFTFWWFEVLLGALVPMVIYLWPRTRRSKLALFVAGALGILGVIVYRWNMTLAGFVVPMDWSPGVLRNLEVATYTPAPIEWGVAIGIVAYWLLAWSLAARFLHLYPEAEGAKRVTGHAPAEAHEAAAPAR, encoded by the coding sequence ATGACCGCTCTCGTGAACTTCGCCCGCCGCTCACCTCTGTATACCGCCTGGATCATCTTCCTGGCATTGCTGCTGGGGATCGGGGTCTTTTCCATCCTGACCGTGCTGGCGCAGGGCCTGGGGATGACCAACCTGACCAATCAGTTGCCCTGGGGGCTGTGGATCACAGTCGATCTGTCTTCGATTGCGCTGGGGGCCGGGGCCTTCACCCTCTCGGCGGCGGTGTACGTGTTCGGCCTCAAGCGGTACGAGGCCATCGCCCGCGCCGCCGTGCTGATCGGCCTGCTGGGTTACACCGGGGCGATGCTGGCCCTGCTGGTGGACATCGGTCGCCCGGATCGCTTCTATCACCCGCTGCTGTTCTGGAATGTGCACTCGGTGCTGTGGGAAATCACGCTGTGCGTCATGTTCTACACCACCGTGCTGGTGATGGAAGTGTTGCCGATCGTGATCGAGAGCACCCCGTTGCGCCAGAATCGCTGGCTGCTGGGGTTGGCCCACCTGCTCCACCGGATCATGCCGGTGGCGGCGCTGTTCGGCATGGCCCTTTCCCTGCTGCACCAGTCCTCGCTGGGCGCGACATACGGCGTGTTGACTGCCCGCCCGGTATGGTTCTCTCCCAGCGCACCGGTGTTGTTCATCCTCTCGGCGGTCGCCGCCGGAATCGGGGCCACAATCGCTTTCACGGTAGTCACGGAAGCCCTGCAAAAGCGCCAGCTTGTCCCGCCAGATGTCCTCAACAATGTGGCCGTGCTGGCCGGGGTAGCCGCCGCGGCCTACCTGTACCTGAAGGTATGGAGCTGGGCAGCCACCAACTACTATTCGCACTCGCCCGCCCTGGAACATGATCTGGAGCTGCTGGGCGAGAACACGCCCTACGGCTTCACCTTCTGGTGGTTCGAGGTGTTACTGGGCGCGCTGGTGCCGATGGTGATCTACCTGTGGCCGCGCACCCGCCGCAGCAAACTGGCCCTCTTTGTGGCCGGAGCGCTGGGCATCCTGGGCGTGATCGTCTACCGCTGGAACATGACGCTGGCCGGGTTTGTCGTGCCGATGGACTGGTCACCGGGCGTGCTGCGCAACCTGGAGGTGGCCACCTACACACCCGCACCCATCGAGTGGGGCGTGGCCATTGGCATCGTCGCTTACTGGCTGCTGGCCTGGAGCCTGGCGGCGCGTTTCCTGCATCTCTACCCGGAAGCTGAAGGCGCAAAGCGTGTAACCGGGCATGCGCCTGCCGAAGCGCACGAGGCCGCCGCACCCGCCCGCTGA